A stretch of the Haloplanus aerogenes genome encodes the following:
- a CDS encoding alpha/beta hydrolase, with translation MTDRAPNLHPEAEEILAQVDLPPTHALSVDGAREALRDLLVSDETPDDDLTVRDLSIPGPDGPETTLDVRAYTPGEVPEGDNDARPVFVYFHGGGWVRGDLDTHDGFCRLLAQAADCVVLSVDYRRAPEHPFPTPVYDAYAATAWAAEYADIVGGDPDRIAVGGDSAGGNLAAAVTLLARERDGPAIDHQVLIYPVTDHDFGTDSYAENAEGYLLSRASMQWYWDRYLADDLDGANPYASPLRAPDLSDLPSATVVTAGYDPLRDEGAAYADRLREAGVSVTHAEYPGMVHVFVSFPDLKRATDARETIAADLDAAFGR, from the coding sequence GTGACCGACCGCGCCCCCAACCTCCACCCCGAAGCCGAGGAGATACTGGCCCAGGTCGACCTCCCACCCACCCACGCGCTGTCCGTCGACGGCGCGCGGGAGGCACTCCGAGACCTCCTCGTGAGCGACGAGACCCCGGACGACGATCTGACCGTACGCGACCTGTCGATTCCGGGCCCCGACGGCCCGGAGACGACGCTCGACGTGCGAGCGTACACGCCGGGCGAGGTGCCCGAAGGAGACAACGACGCCCGCCCCGTCTTCGTCTACTTCCACGGCGGCGGGTGGGTGCGCGGTGACCTCGACACCCACGATGGTTTCTGTCGACTGCTCGCGCAAGCCGCCGACTGCGTCGTCCTCTCGGTCGACTATCGGCGCGCGCCCGAACATCCCTTCCCGACGCCCGTCTACGACGCCTACGCGGCGACCGCGTGGGCAGCGGAGTACGCCGACATCGTCGGCGGCGACCCGGACCGGATCGCGGTCGGCGGCGACAGCGCCGGCGGCAACCTCGCCGCCGCGGTGACGCTTCTGGCCCGCGAACGCGACGGCCCGGCCATCGACCATCAGGTACTCATCTACCCGGTCACCGACCACGACTTCGGTACCGACTCCTACGCCGAGAACGCCGAGGGGTACCTGCTCTCGCGTGCGAGTATGCAGTGGTACTGGGATCGCTACCTCGCGGACGACCTCGACGGCGCGAACCCCTACGCGTCGCCGCTCCGGGCGCCCGACCTATCCGACCTCCCGTCCGCGACGGTCGTCACCGCGGGCTACGACCCGCTCCGGGACGAGGGCGCGGCGTACGCCGACCGCCTGCGCGAGGCAGGCGTGTCGGTCACCCACGCCGAGTATCCGGGGATGGTCCACGTGTTCGTCTCGTTCCCGGATCTGAAGCGGGCGACGGACGCCCGCGAGACCATCGCGGCGGATCTGGACGCGGCGTTCGGCCGCTGA
- a CDS encoding NADH:flavin oxidoreductase/NADH oxidase: protein MSADLFTPLELRSIEIPNRVMVSPMCQYSCEGLDGLPTDWHHTHLVSRAVGGAGLVMSEATAVEPRGRITPYDLGIWSDEHADALADTTAAIREQGSVPGIQLAHAGRKASTMRPWEGRDPITGDDGWETIAPSAEPYPHETGEVPTRAMTEADIADVVAAFRAAAERALDAGFEVAEVHSAHGYLLHEFLSPVTNHRDDAYGGDFEGRTRLLREVTSAVREVWPGDQPLFVRISATDWLPDRESWTVADSIRLADDLAALGVDLIDVSGGGIHPDQQIPSTGPGYQERYARRVKQESESDVAVGAVGGITTAEQADALIKNGRGDLAIVGREHLRDPYFALHAAQQLDRLADIEVPVQYHRAF, encoded by the coding sequence GTGTCAGCCGATCTGTTCACGCCACTGGAACTCCGCAGTATCGAGATTCCGAACCGGGTGATGGTCTCGCCGATGTGTCAGTACTCCTGTGAAGGGCTCGACGGCCTCCCGACCGACTGGCATCACACGCACCTCGTCAGTCGAGCGGTGGGCGGTGCGGGCCTCGTCATGAGCGAGGCGACGGCCGTCGAACCCCGCGGCCGGATCACGCCCTACGACCTCGGCATCTGGAGCGACGAGCACGCGGACGCGCTGGCCGACACGACGGCCGCGATTCGAGAACAGGGGAGTGTTCCCGGTATCCAGCTCGCGCACGCGGGCCGGAAGGCGTCGACGATGCGGCCGTGGGAGGGGCGCGACCCGATCACCGGCGACGATGGCTGGGAGACCATCGCTCCCTCCGCCGAGCCGTACCCCCACGAGACGGGCGAAGTGCCGACGCGCGCGATGACCGAGGCCGACATCGCGGACGTCGTTGCCGCCTTCCGGGCCGCCGCCGAGCGCGCGCTCGATGCCGGTTTCGAGGTGGCCGAGGTCCACAGCGCCCACGGCTACCTCCTCCACGAGTTCCTCTCACCCGTGACGAACCACCGCGACGACGCCTACGGCGGCGACTTCGAGGGCCGTACCCGCCTGCTCCGGGAGGTCACGAGCGCCGTCCGCGAGGTGTGGCCGGGCGACCAACCACTCTTCGTTCGCATCTCCGCGACCGACTGGCTCCCCGACCGCGAGTCGTGGACCGTCGCGGACTCCATCCGCCTCGCAGACGACCTCGCCGCCCTCGGCGTCGACCTGATCGACGTGAGCGGCGGCGGCATCCACCCCGACCAGCAGATTCCGTCGACCGGACCCGGGTATCAGGAGCGCTACGCTCGCCGGGTCAAACAGGAGTCAGAGTCGGACGTCGCCGTCGGCGCCGTTGGCGGCATCACCACGGCCGAACAGGCCGACGCGCTGATCAAGAACGGCCGCGGCGACCTCGCCATCGTGGGCCGCGAACACCTCCGCGACCCCTACTTCGCGCTCCACGCCGCCCAGCAACTCGACCGCCTCGCCGATATCGAGGTGCCGGTCCAGTACCACCGCGCCTTCTAA
- a CDS encoding ATP-binding protein gives MSDLGDFTDFAADDGDDDASSAAADADADADPGDPESDTTDDFESYDVSPAGSDRGLGSISVSQGLRVAEDGDDTTLKAFVTSDNRESVRLGKYLLVPYPDDEMLFCRITALEYAQEFEADDATEIHARRAMRRDDFTERDYKFVASLEPVAVLFDDGGELKRRMVDRVPKPGAVVGEATDAEQIKTGLAIPGEGVFLGHLSVGGETVRTAASPPTIDYRLKDDYADGDPLVYRHTLVAGGTGSGKTHASKNVLRQYLDTTYPMDDGREVATAVVQFDPQDEYAQMHDDNPDMDDAFARRLDREGIAHGGHDDTVALVPAVEGASYGGGHHRAEQVPFTVPFSMVRHRPWLVAGARLNDNQYQALDYLLGRFFDDYGDGGTYEEFTTYLDDPALREELDESGRVHEATFDAVRRRALGSAFRRVFDRDARPVTDLVHELVRPGGLTVVPTYHVNDSRATELLVLAVASLLVDEKLSNDPTYDRIKETPLIVGMDEAHNFLTDAESVQARKVIGKFTEAAKQGRKERLGLFLITQDPQDIADSVFKQVNTKLVLNLGDEDAISSVNIPPTLEDKVPYMEKGQMVVYSPDNSEPVELTGLSTCVTRHGE, from the coding sequence ATGTCTGACCTCGGTGACTTCACCGACTTCGCCGCGGACGACGGTGACGACGACGCGTCGTCCGCCGCTGCCGACGCCGACGCCGATGCCGATCCGGGCGACCCCGAATCGGACACCACCGACGACTTCGAGTCCTACGACGTGTCGCCCGCTGGCTCGGATCGCGGCCTCGGTTCCATCTCCGTCTCGCAGGGGCTCCGCGTGGCCGAGGACGGCGACGACACGACGCTGAAGGCGTTCGTGACCAGCGACAACCGCGAGTCCGTCAGGCTGGGGAAGTACCTCCTCGTCCCCTACCCCGACGACGAGATGCTGTTCTGCCGGATCACGGCACTGGAGTACGCCCAGGAGTTCGAGGCCGACGACGCGACCGAGATTCACGCTCGGCGGGCGATGCGCCGCGACGACTTCACCGAGCGTGATTACAAGTTCGTCGCGTCGCTGGAGCCCGTGGCGGTCCTGTTCGACGACGGCGGGGAGCTGAAACGCCGGATGGTCGACCGCGTCCCCAAACCCGGCGCGGTGGTCGGGGAGGCGACGGACGCCGAACAGATCAAGACGGGGCTCGCTATCCCGGGAGAAGGCGTCTTCCTCGGCCACCTCTCCGTGGGCGGCGAGACGGTGCGGACGGCGGCGTCGCCGCCCACCATCGACTACCGACTGAAAGACGACTACGCGGACGGCGACCCCCTCGTGTACCGCCACACGCTCGTCGCCGGTGGCACGGGGTCGGGGAAGACCCACGCCTCGAAGAACGTCCTCCGGCAGTACCTCGACACGACCTACCCGATGGACGACGGACGCGAGGTGGCGACGGCCGTCGTCCAGTTCGACCCGCAGGACGAGTACGCCCAGATGCACGACGACAACCCCGACATGGACGACGCGTTCGCCCGCCGACTCGACCGCGAAGGGATCGCTCACGGGGGCCACGACGATACCGTCGCGCTGGTACCGGCAGTCGAGGGCGCGTCCTACGGCGGCGGCCACCACCGCGCCGAACAGGTGCCGTTCACCGTCCCCTTCAGCATGGTCCGCCATCGCCCGTGGCTGGTCGCGGGTGCGCGCCTCAACGACAACCAGTATCAGGCGCTCGACTACCTGCTCGGGCGGTTCTTCGACGACTACGGCGACGGGGGGACGTACGAGGAGTTCACCACCTACCTCGACGACCCGGCGCTCCGCGAGGAACTCGACGAATCGGGGCGGGTTCACGAGGCGACGTTCGACGCCGTGCGCCGCCGGGCGCTCGGGAGCGCGTTCCGCCGCGTCTTCGACCGGGACGCCCGTCCCGTGACGGACCTCGTTCACGAACTCGTCCGGCCCGGCGGATTGACCGTGGTGCCTACCTACCACGTCAACGACTCCCGGGCGACGGAACTGCTCGTCCTCGCCGTCGCCAGCCTGCTCGTCGACGAGAAGTTGTCGAACGACCCCACCTACGACCGGATCAAGGAGACGCCCCTGATCGTGGGGATGGACGAGGCCCACAACTTCCTCACGGACGCCGAGAGCGTGCAGGCGCGGAAGGTGATCGGGAAGTTCACCGAGGCGGCCAAACAGGGTCGGAAGGAGCGGCTCGGCCTCTTTCTCATCACGCAGGATCCGCAGGACATCGCGGATTCGGTGTTCAAACAGGTGAACACGAAACTCGTCCTCAACCTCGGCGACGAGGACGCCATCAGCAGCGTCAACATCCCGCCGACGCTGGAGGACAAGGTGCCGTACATGGAGAAAGGGCAGATGGTGGTCTACTCGCCGGACAACTCCGAGCCGGTGGAGTTGACGGGGCTGTCGACGTGTGTGACGCGACACGGGGAGTGA
- a CDS encoding HAD family hydrolase, translating into MDTAAVAFDLDDTLAVTRVDRATLLEQALRAVGAPQRSREAYLQAHAENLTARSREPVFERLFEGEAVDATAVAQAYRDRVNAALEPVPGVEEMLATLRERYRLGLLTNGPVVAQRSKLAALGWTDAFDAALVTGELTAGKPESAAFESLLAELGTDASETVFVGNDVTADVQGAVAAGIDAVQVCYPDGPPRDPDAFAHVERDELATRLPAILDAR; encoded by the coding sequence ATGGACACGGCCGCGGTGGCGTTCGACCTGGACGATACGCTCGCGGTCACGCGGGTCGACCGGGCGACCCTGTTAGAGCAAGCGCTCCGTGCAGTGGGCGCACCTCAGCGCTCGCGGGAGGCGTACCTGCAGGCCCACGCCGAGAACCTGACCGCTCGGAGCCGGGAACCGGTGTTCGAGCGGCTGTTCGAAGGCGAGGCGGTCGACGCGACCGCCGTCGCACAGGCCTACCGCGACCGGGTGAACGCGGCACTCGAACCGGTGCCCGGGGTGGAAGAAATGCTGGCGACGCTCCGCGAGCGCTATCGGCTCGGCCTGCTGACGAACGGCCCGGTCGTCGCCCAGCGGTCGAAACTCGCGGCGCTGGGGTGGACCGACGCGTTCGACGCCGCCCTCGTGACCGGCGAACTCACCGCCGGCAAGCCCGAATCAGCGGCGTTCGAGTCGCTACTCGCCGAACTCGGCACCGACGCGTCCGAGACGGTGTTCGTCGGCAACGACGTGACCGCGGACGTGCAGGGCGCGGTCGCCGCCGGCATCGACGCGGTGCAGGTCTGTTATCCCGACGGTCCGCCGCGCGACCCGGACGCGTTCGCTCACGTCGAGCGCGACGAACTGGCGACACGCCTGCCGGCGATCCTCGACGCGCGCTAG
- a CDS encoding DNA double-strand break repair nuclease NurA, whose amino-acid sequence MTLDPVHVEDIADLAGLLGRRVDDTDHDDLARTAFEEWLDPLQVDGRTVLEPLGERRLRAVAVDDVALVDAPYPTVHGLDSGTINPTTFKNGLVLDVAHAAMAADPSDLDLHRARSLVTTVHANDPTLALGTDWIRRDEGYFRRKILHAPRVNRYAEGVVHALALYLAESSHALEHADVVSDCLLLDGPLYPKELLNWQDRDAELGALTTEAKPRAIVENYVRLVERLLDRDVALAGFVKNPSAKLITRTLREKGIDAPWVDDTAFFTRLLEPQEEDTRRLTFTNWFYSRGGSDRTLAADGDALGVDRRRDPDDYEVTFFVVYDPREDLCYRVEAPAGLTRDADARDRLTRQILRDVAISRGPPTVVERADALARIGVDEKAALRRKFEERLESEFVRTYDDVRWDEL is encoded by the coding sequence ATGACACTCGATCCGGTCCACGTCGAGGACATCGCCGACCTCGCGGGACTGCTCGGCCGCCGCGTCGACGACACCGATCACGACGATCTGGCGCGGACGGCGTTCGAGGAGTGGCTCGACCCCCTCCAAGTCGACGGACGGACGGTGCTCGAACCGCTCGGCGAGCGCCGCCTCCGTGCCGTCGCCGTCGACGACGTGGCTCTCGTCGACGCCCCGTATCCCACCGTCCACGGCCTCGATTCGGGAACCATCAACCCCACGACGTTCAAAAATGGGCTGGTGCTCGACGTGGCTCACGCCGCGATGGCGGCCGATCCCTCCGATCTGGATCTCCACCGCGCCCGCAGTCTGGTGACGACCGTCCACGCCAACGATCCGACGCTCGCGCTCGGCACCGACTGGATTCGCCGCGACGAGGGCTACTTCCGTCGGAAGATCCTCCACGCGCCCCGGGTCAACCGCTACGCCGAGGGCGTCGTCCACGCCCTCGCACTCTATCTCGCGGAGAGTTCCCACGCGCTCGAACACGCCGATGTCGTCTCCGACTGCCTCCTCCTCGACGGACCGCTGTATCCGAAGGAACTCCTCAATTGGCAGGACCGCGACGCCGAACTCGGCGCGCTGACCACCGAGGCCAAACCGCGCGCTATCGTCGAGAACTACGTCCGCCTCGTCGAACGCCTGCTGGATCGGGACGTGGCGCTCGCGGGGTTCGTGAAGAATCCTTCCGCGAAGCTGATCACGCGGACGCTCCGCGAGAAGGGTATCGACGCGCCGTGGGTCGACGACACCGCCTTCTTCACCCGGTTGCTGGAGCCACAGGAAGAGGACACCCGCCGCCTCACCTTCACCAACTGGTTCTACTCCCGCGGTGGATCGGACCGCACCCTCGCGGCCGACGGCGATGCCCTCGGCGTGGACCGCCGGCGCGACCCCGACGACTACGAGGTGACCTTCTTCGTCGTCTACGACCCCCGCGAAGACCTCTGTTACCGCGTCGAGGCGCCAGCGGGCCTGACACGCGACGCGGACGCTCGTGACCGCCTGACGCGACAGATTCTGCGCGACGTGGCGATCTCCCGCGGTCCGCCGACGGTCGTCGAGCGAGCGGACGCGCTGGCGCGGATCGGCGTCGACGAGAAGGCGGCGCTCCGGCGGAAGTTCGAAGAAAGGCTCGAATCCGAGTTCGTCCGCACGTACGACGACGTGCGCTGGGACGAACTCTAG
- a CDS encoding zinc-binding metallopeptidase family protein, translating to MTLDSEQRTFLDRLLETPSPSGFETRGQRVWLDYVSDFADEVWTDDYGNAVAIHEGNEMELVLTGHADEVGFIVRRIDDDGFVRIGSIGGADRTVSKGQHVTIHADEPVSGVVGQTAIHLREKGEETYDDIEDQYVDIGVADGDEAESLVSVGDPVTFSTTVEDLHGSRISARGMDNRIGVWAAAEGLRRAVEADADATVYAVSTIQEEVGLQGAKMVGFDLDPDAVVAVDVTHATDSPGIPDKQRGPVELGSGPVVTRGSANHPVLVDLARDAADDADVAVQLQAAGSRTGTDADAFYTSAGGTPALNLGLPNRYMHTPVEVIDSHDLDDVAALLSAMAVRAGEMASFAVDI from the coding sequence ATGACACTCGACTCCGAACAGCGAACCTTTCTCGATCGACTGCTGGAGACGCCGAGTCCGTCGGGCTTCGAGACGCGCGGACAGCGCGTCTGGCTGGACTACGTGAGCGACTTCGCGGACGAGGTGTGGACCGACGACTACGGCAATGCAGTCGCGATTCACGAGGGGAACGAGATGGAACTCGTCCTGACGGGTCACGCCGACGAGGTGGGCTTTATCGTCCGCCGCATCGACGACGACGGCTTCGTCCGCATCGGGTCCATCGGCGGCGCCGACCGCACCGTCTCGAAGGGTCAGCACGTGACGATCCACGCCGACGAACCCGTGTCTGGCGTCGTCGGTCAGACGGCGATCCACCTGCGGGAGAAGGGTGAGGAGACCTACGACGACATCGAGGACCAGTACGTCGACATCGGTGTGGCCGACGGCGACGAGGCCGAGTCACTCGTCTCCGTCGGTGATCCCGTCACGTTCTCGACCACGGTCGAGGACCTGCACGGCTCGCGTATTTCGGCCCGGGGCATGGACAACCGGATCGGCGTCTGGGCGGCCGCCGAGGGACTTCGCCGCGCGGTCGAAGCCGACGCCGACGCGACGGTCTACGCCGTCAGTACGATTCAGGAAGAAGTGGGACTGCAGGGGGCCAAAATGGTTGGATTCGACCTCGATCCCGACGCCGTCGTCGCCGTCGACGTGACGCACGCGACTGACTCGCCCGGTATTCCCGACAAGCAGCGCGGCCCCGTCGAACTCGGGTCGGGGCCAGTGGTGACTCGCGGGAGCGCCAACCACCCCGTCCTGGTCGACCTGGCGCGCGACGCCGCCGACGACGCCGACGTGGCCGTGCAGTTGCAGGCGGCGGGCAGTCGGACGGGCACCGACGCGGATGCCTTCTACACCAGCGCGGGGGGCACGCCCGCGTTGAATCTCGGTCTCCCGAACCGCTACATGCACACGCCGGTCGAGGTGATCGACAGCCACGACCTCGACGACGTGGCGGCGCTCCTGAGCGCGATGGCCGTCCGCGCAGGCGAGATGGCGTCGTTCGCGGTCGATATCTGA
- a CDS encoding sensor histidine kinase has protein sequence MPRDESLSILLVDDSAFFLSLLADKLESQYRMTTMTATNAAEAMVELSEGSVDCIVSDYRMPETTGLELYEMVADQYDVPFILLTSEGDEEIASRAISMGIDEYLQKQSVREDEPLKLLVNRIRTVVEQRRAQRKYERLVDNSPDEISQISVDGKILAANETMATAFNVSQAELVGQPLSAFLPDEVASRRLEEGKRAIAAGSAVTFQDSIGVRHFHNIAVPLSTTGDVDSMQLVTREITLQKRNERELEQKSEKLAMINRIVRHDINNDVQLLTGWADRLKDHVDEAGMDTVERIEDTGNHIAELTAIARDFVESLEDDTDIALERTDLSRTLEAEANKKRTTYEDAKIVVDDLPRVEVRANELLASVFGNLLSNAIRHNDSEQPEVRIRSKETDTNVSVRVADNGPGIRDDRKDSIFGKGSKGPESPGTGVGLHLVAALVDKFGGDVWIEDNEPHGAVFVVELPKPPGNRGTVGTSTAGEGTDSGTAR, from the coding sequence ATGCCGCGTGACGAATCACTTTCAATTCTTCTCGTCGACGATAGCGCCTTCTTCCTCTCTTTGCTCGCCGATAAACTCGAATCCCAATACAGGATGACGACGATGACGGCGACGAACGCTGCCGAAGCGATGGTGGAACTGAGCGAGGGATCGGTCGACTGCATCGTCAGTGATTATCGGATGCCGGAGACCACCGGGTTAGAGCTATACGAGATGGTCGCTGACCAGTACGACGTTCCGTTCATCTTGCTCACTTCCGAAGGCGACGAGGAAATCGCGAGTCGCGCCATCAGCATGGGTATCGACGAATACCTCCAGAAGCAGTCAGTCAGGGAGGACGAACCGCTCAAGCTACTCGTCAATCGAATCCGCACCGTCGTCGAACAGCGGCGAGCACAGCGGAAGTACGAACGGTTGGTCGACAACTCCCCGGACGAAATCAGCCAGATCAGCGTCGACGGGAAGATACTCGCCGCCAACGAAACGATGGCGACGGCGTTCAACGTCTCGCAGGCGGAACTAGTCGGTCAACCGTTGTCGGCGTTTCTCCCCGACGAAGTTGCCTCCAGACGACTCGAGGAGGGGAAACGGGCAATCGCCGCCGGGAGTGCAGTGACTTTTCAGGATAGCATCGGAGTGCGGCACTTCCACAACATCGCGGTGCCGCTCTCGACGACCGGTGACGTCGATTCGATGCAGCTCGTGACCCGCGAGATAACTCTTCAGAAGCGAAATGAACGGGAGTTAGAGCAGAAAAGCGAGAAGCTAGCCATGATCAACCGCATCGTCCGGCACGACATAAACAACGACGTTCAGCTACTGACGGGGTGGGCTGACCGCCTCAAAGACCACGTCGACGAAGCGGGTATGGACACGGTGGAGCGCATCGAAGACACGGGTAACCACATCGCTGAACTCACAGCAATCGCCAGGGACTTCGTCGAATCGCTCGAGGACGACACCGACATCGCGCTCGAACGAACCGACCTCAGCCGCACTCTCGAAGCCGAAGCGAACAAAAAGCGAACGACGTACGAAGACGCGAAAATCGTCGTCGACGACCTGCCACGAGTGGAGGTTCGGGCAAACGAACTGTTGGCGTCCGTCTTCGGCAATCTACTGAGCAACGCAATCCGTCACAACGACTCCGAGCAACCCGAAGTCCGAATCCGGTCCAAAGAGACCGACACGAACGTCAGCGTTCGAGTAGCGGACAATGGCCCAGGTATCCGGGACGACCGCAAGGACTCGATATTCGGCAAAGGGAGCAAGGGGCCCGAGAGCCCCGGCACCGGCGTCGGACTCCACCTAGTCGCCGCGCTAGTCGACAAGTTTGGCGGCGACGTGTGGATCGAAGACAACGAGCCACACGGAGCCGTCTTCGTCGTCGAACTTCCGAAACCACCCGGCAACCGAGGTACCGTCGGGACATCAACAGCGGGCGAGGGGACCGACAGCGGGACGGCGCGCTGA
- a CDS encoding 50S ribosomal protein L11 gives MAGTIEVLVPGGEASPGPPLGPELGPTPVDVQAVVQQINDETAAFDGMEVPITVEYEDDGSFTIEVGVPPTAELIKDEAGFDTGSGEPQETFVADLTVEQVQKIAEQKQSDLLAYDLKNAAKEVVGTCVTLGVTIEGNDPRQFKERIDDGEYDDKFADEAAA, from the coding sequence ATGGCTGGAACTATCGAAGTGCTCGTTCCCGGCGGCGAGGCGTCCCCTGGCCCGCCGCTCGGGCCGGAACTCGGCCCGACGCCGGTCGACGTACAGGCCGTCGTACAGCAGATCAACGACGAGACCGCCGCGTTCGACGGCATGGAAGTGCCCATCACCGTCGAGTACGAGGACGACGGCTCCTTCACCATCGAAGTGGGTGTCCCGCCGACGGCCGAGTTGATCAAAGACGAGGCCGGCTTCGACACGGGGAGCGGCGAACCGCAGGAAACCTTCGTCGCCGACCTCACCGTCGAACAGGTCCAGAAGATCGCGGAGCAGAAGCAGTCCGACCTGCTCGCGTACGACCTGAAAAACGCCGCGAAGGAAGTCGTCGGCACCTGCGTCACGCTCGGCGTTACGATCGAGGGCAACGACCCCCGACAGTTCAAAGAGCGCATCGACGACGGCGAGTACGACGACAAGTTCGCGGACGAAGCGGCAGCGTAA
- a CDS encoding DUF7113 family protein, translated as MLLIRGNGGDTTLTGTVYERGERAPSFQGAPDEDAAYVWVCDEFYEVESGGSTTRIDGEEIQIAFESPMPRGFDTREQAIEAAKEHLRTQFARVGVPEASVSIEIEKAEPMD; from the coding sequence ATGCTACTGATTCGCGGCAACGGCGGCGACACGACGCTCACCGGCACGGTCTACGAACGGGGTGAGCGTGCGCCGTCGTTCCAGGGGGCGCCCGACGAGGACGCCGCGTACGTGTGGGTCTGCGACGAGTTCTACGAGGTCGAGAGCGGCGGGTCGACGACCCGGATCGACGGCGAGGAGATTCAGATCGCCTTCGAGTCGCCGATGCCCCGCGGATTCGACACCCGCGAACAGGCCATCGAGGCCGCCAAGGAGCACCTCCGGACCCAGTTCGCCCGCGTGGGCGTGCCGGAGGCGTCCGTCTCCATCGAAATCGAGAAAGCCGAGCCGATGGACTAG
- a CDS encoding lactate racemase domain-containing protein, which translates to MTDPLVVPEDTIRTTVGDTALPRMGVVEQVWETDPIPAEEIESRAASATYDLDFAHVPDGGEVAIGAGSRGIANLGTIVRGVVAGVREQGYQPFVFPAMGSHGGATAEGQREKLNTLGVSEETVGCEIRATMEVETVGETPERGVPVYADANAVAADGIVMVNRIKPHTDFGGEVESGLSKMLVIGMGKQKGAKMAHDWAVDWSLRNMLPEIASQLLEALPVAGGVAIVEDEHDDTTLIEGVPASGFLKREKELLEMAEDRMPKLPFDEMDVLVVDQIGKDISGQGMDTNVTGRRHFTINEPEPESPDVKRIYLRGLTEKTKGNAMGMGQADFVHQDVKAGLDWSKALINAITASTVRGVRLPPVVENDRAGLLGALGTIGPVAGDEARVLRVTDTMRLERVYASEPLIEAARERDDLRVVAEPDEVAFDDDGNFAAPSPDR; encoded by the coding sequence ATGACCGATCCACTCGTCGTTCCCGAGGACACCATCCGAACGACCGTCGGCGACACCGCCCTGCCGCGCATGGGCGTCGTCGAACAGGTCTGGGAGACCGATCCGATCCCCGCCGAGGAGATCGAATCCCGGGCCGCCTCGGCCACCTACGACCTCGATTTCGCGCACGTCCCCGACGGCGGCGAGGTCGCTATCGGCGCCGGCAGTCGCGGCATCGCCAACCTCGGCACCATCGTCCGCGGCGTCGTCGCCGGCGTCCGCGAACAGGGCTACCAACCCTTCGTTTTCCCCGCGATGGGAAGTCACGGTGGCGCGACCGCCGAGGGGCAGCGCGAGAAACTGAACACGCTCGGCGTCTCGGAGGAGACCGTCGGCTGTGAGATTCGTGCGACGATGGAGGTGGAGACGGTGGGCGAGACGCCGGAACGGGGCGTGCCCGTCTACGCCGACGCGAACGCCGTCGCCGCCGACGGCATCGTGATGGTCAACCGCATCAAACCCCACACGGACTTCGGCGGCGAGGTGGAGAGCGGCCTCTCGAAGATGCTCGTCATCGGCATGGGCAAACAGAAGGGGGCGAAGATGGCCCACGACTGGGCGGTCGACTGGAGCCTCCGTAACATGCTCCCCGAAATCGCGAGTCAGCTACTGGAGGCGCTCCCTGTCGCCGGCGGCGTCGCCATCGTCGAGGACGAACACGACGACACGACGCTGATCGAGGGCGTCCCAGCCTCGGGCTTTCTGAAACGCGAGAAGGAACTGCTGGAGATGGCGGAGGATCGGATGCCCAAACTCCCGTTCGACGAGATGGACGTACTGGTGGTCGATCAGATTGGCAAGGACATCAGCGGACAGGGGATGGACACGAACGTCACCGGCCGCCGGCACTTCACGATCAACGAACCCGAACCCGAGTCGCCGGACGTAAAGCGGATCTACCTGCGCGGTCTGACCGAGAAGACGAAGGGGAACGCGATGGGGATGGGGCAGGCCGACTTCGTCCATCAGGACGTGAAGGCGGGCCTCGACTGGTCGAAGGCGCTCATCAACGCCATCACCGCGAGCACCGTCCGCGGCGTGCGCCTGCCACCGGTGGTCGAGAACGACCGCGCCGGCCTGCTGGGTGCGCTCGGCACCATCGGTCCCGTCGCCGGCGACGAGGCACGCGTCCTGCGCGTGACCGACACGATGCGGCTGGAGCGGGTGTACGCCTCCGAACCGCTGATCGAGGCGGCGCGGGAGCGTGACGACCTGCGGGTGGTCGCGGAGCCGGACGAAGTCGCGTTCGACGACGACGGCAACTTCGCCGCGCCGTCGCCGGATCGTTAG